In one Bradyrhizobium sp. 4 genomic region, the following are encoded:
- a CDS encoding LysR family transcriptional regulator, giving the protein MHDFLRSRPSLQAGKALDLKHLRSAVAAADCGSLRQAAELLRLQQSSLSRRVSEIEHHLGIAIFERFSGGVRPTKAGRNVLRAARTILEEFDGLIASARAVRNSEAGRLGVGFCTSLSIGNLQTSLLDFRQRFPYIELETVERSRTRLGTALRNGVLDVVIVTGHFPLLDNQTTSLWSERVLVALHHDHPLSERDTVYWTDLRGETVLLSYYDPGKEFEDLLISKLVSPEDRPKIERHDVSRGIINSLISMNGGISLVLESDMGINYAGLVYRELRDGSGSSRFDFSAYWRADNENPALAAFLKMLSERYPSSAFER; this is encoded by the coding sequence ATGCACGATTTCCTTCGATCAAGGCCTTCTCTTCAGGCCGGCAAAGCGCTTGATTTGAAGCACCTGCGATCCGCCGTGGCTGCGGCTGATTGTGGCAGCCTTCGTCAAGCGGCGGAATTGCTCAGACTACAACAATCGAGCCTCAGCCGAAGGGTCAGCGAGATTGAACATCACTTGGGAATTGCGATTTTTGAGCGCTTTAGTGGCGGTGTGCGCCCAACGAAGGCAGGCCGCAATGTTCTTCGCGCGGCAAGGACAATCCTGGAGGAGTTCGACGGTCTGATAGCGAGCGCGAGGGCGGTTCGGAACAGCGAGGCCGGGCGGCTGGGTGTCGGATTCTGCACCTCACTTTCTATTGGCAACCTGCAGACCAGCTTGCTGGATTTCAGGCAGCGATTCCCGTACATCGAACTCGAGACGGTCGAACGATCACGAACACGCTTGGGGACGGCACTTCGAAATGGCGTTCTCGATGTCGTGATCGTCACAGGACACTTCCCTTTGCTCGACAATCAAACGACGTCGCTATGGAGCGAGCGTGTTCTTGTCGCCCTCCATCACGATCATCCCCTCAGCGAGCGCGATACTGTCTACTGGACCGACCTGCGCGGCGAGACGGTGCTGCTGAGCTACTACGATCCCGGAAAGGAGTTTGAAGATCTTTTGATTTCCAAGCTTGTCTCGCCTGAGGATCGACCCAAGATCGAGCGTCACGACGTCAGCCGCGGCATCATCAATAGCCTGATCAGCATGAACGGGGGAATCAGCCTGGTGCTGGAATCTGACATGGGCATCAACTATGCAGGCCTGGTCTACCGAGAGCTGCGCGACGGCTCCGGTTCGAGCCGGTTCGATTTCTCCGCATACTGGCGAGCCGACAACGAAAACCCTGCCCTCGCGGCCTTCCTGAAAATGCTCTCCGAGCGCTATCCCTCGTCCGCGTTCGAACGCTGA
- a CDS encoding class I adenylate-forming enzyme family protein: MTSTKSSQLRDRVAGALRKVEALEAAYETITVGQLVSERARTHGTATAINVFERGERATYAEMDRWSNKYAHALRAFGVSKGDRVGVMLPNRIEFPILWFAFAKLGAVMVPINKRLTPREIEYVLSDTQAKFAVVDESSWAVFSAMDPWPRDLSKERVIVVGQCPSTSGACASLDDLLKGAEESPVNEDVGPDDLLNINYTSGTTGFPKGCMLTHERWGIGSYQWASMDREPYKSYLSMGPFSYGEPQAHLLKSYRQGGTLYLAPQISSTRLLGWIKQYSIEWCSFPELVARQAEAEDIDGTTSLKQTINWGWTPETLARFRKRFHVASGDGFSMTEIAFGTILPNDLGEMAESGSVGIRAPFREVRLVNDDGSPTPVGEIGEVWVKGRGILKGYWNNPQANANSFEGDWFKTGDLLRCDENGFYWLVGRKKDMIRRSSENIAAREVEAVICEIPGISDVAAVPVRDVKRGEEVKIYVELKEGVTRADLPVERILEHARARLAAFKVPRYIAFIPALPRPDTKSRVLKRELMAIADPIAGSFDTEEMRWC; this comes from the coding sequence ATGACCTCTACAAAATCGTCTCAGCTGCGGGATCGGGTGGCGGGCGCCTTGCGCAAGGTTGAGGCGCTGGAGGCGGCATACGAGACGATCACGGTTGGACAGCTTGTTTCAGAGCGAGCGCGAACGCACGGTACCGCCACTGCGATCAACGTCTTCGAGCGCGGCGAACGCGCAACGTACGCGGAGATGGACCGCTGGTCCAATAAGTATGCCCATGCTTTACGGGCATTTGGAGTGAGCAAGGGGGATCGCGTTGGTGTGATGCTGCCAAATCGGATCGAGTTCCCGATCCTTTGGTTTGCCTTTGCAAAACTCGGTGCCGTGATGGTGCCAATCAACAAGCGCCTGACGCCAAGAGAGATTGAATATGTTCTTAGCGACACGCAGGCCAAGTTTGCCGTCGTTGATGAGTCCTCATGGGCAGTGTTTTCGGCTATGGATCCATGGCCGCGAGATCTCTCGAAGGAGCGGGTCATTGTTGTTGGGCAATGCCCATCGACGAGCGGGGCGTGTGCTTCCCTGGATGATCTGCTCAAGGGCGCGGAAGAGTCTCCAGTTAACGAGGATGTCGGCCCCGACGATCTGCTGAACATCAACTACACCTCGGGGACGACGGGTTTTCCCAAGGGTTGCATGTTGACGCACGAACGGTGGGGGATAGGGTCCTACCAGTGGGCGTCCATGGATCGCGAGCCGTACAAGAGCTATCTCTCCATGGGGCCCTTCTCCTACGGTGAGCCGCAAGCCCATCTTCTGAAGTCATACCGGCAAGGCGGAACGCTTTACCTGGCTCCGCAAATCAGCTCGACGCGGTTGCTTGGCTGGATCAAGCAATACAGCATCGAGTGGTGTTCGTTTCCCGAATTGGTTGCACGCCAGGCAGAGGCCGAGGATATCGACGGAACGACTTCGCTCAAGCAGACCATAAATTGGGGCTGGACTCCCGAGACGCTAGCCCGCTTCCGAAAGCGGTTTCACGTGGCTAGCGGCGACGGCTTCTCGATGACAGAAATCGCGTTCGGCACCATATTGCCCAACGATCTTGGCGAGATGGCGGAATCCGGTTCGGTGGGGATACGCGCACCCTTTCGCGAGGTGCGGCTGGTCAATGATGACGGCAGTCCTACGCCGGTTGGCGAGATCGGTGAGGTTTGGGTGAAGGGACGCGGAATCCTCAAGGGTTATTGGAATAACCCGCAAGCGAACGCGAACTCGTTCGAGGGGGACTGGTTCAAGACGGGTGACCTGTTACGCTGCGACGAAAATGGCTTCTATTGGCTGGTCGGACGCAAGAAGGACATGATCCGTCGTTCGAGCGAGAATATTGCTGCGCGCGAGGTCGAGGCGGTCATCTGCGAAATCCCCGGGATCTCGGATGTCGCCGCGGTGCCAGTTCGCGATGTCAAGCGGGGCGAGGAGGTCAAGATCTACGTGGAGCTCAAGGAGGGCGTCACGCGAGCAGATCTGCCGGTGGAGCGCATTCTCGAGCATGCGCGTGCGCGTTTGGCTGCCTTCAAGGTGCCGCGATACATTGCTTTCATTCCAGCTCTTCCCCGGCCCGATACCAAATCGAGGGTGCTCAAACGAGAGCTGATGGCCATCGCAGATCCCATTGCCGGCTCCTTTGACACTGAGGAGATGCGCTGGTGTTGA
- the trbL gene encoding P-type conjugative transfer protein TrbL: MGGTSVIDQFLETFTRYIDSGFGLVGGEVSYLATTLAAIDLTLAGLFWSFGTDEEILARLVKKTLFVGVFAYLIGNWNSLARIVFESFAGLGLKASGTSLSSADFLRPGRIAQVGLDAGRPILDSISGLMGYVSFFENFVQIVVLLFAWIVVLLAFFILAIQLFVTLIEFKLTTLSGFVLIPFGLFGKTAFAAERVLGNVISSGVKVLVLAVIVGVGSSLFPQFTAGFGGNQPTIENAMALVLGALTLLGLGIFGPGVANGIVSGGPQLGAGSAVGTGIAAGGVVAAGAGLAAGAAGLAGSAIAGAARGGSAIASGTTSVSRAGSLSGAEASASGAASPLRSLAAGLGGSSSHAGREEGDSSAAASDAPPWVRRMKRGQTISHGASAATHAIRSGDHGGGGGSVDLSQQDR, from the coding sequence ATGGGTGGTACCTCCGTCATCGATCAGTTCCTGGAAACCTTCACCCGCTACATTGATTCCGGGTTTGGCCTCGTCGGAGGCGAAGTGAGCTATCTCGCTACGACGCTGGCCGCGATCGACCTCACGCTCGCGGGCCTGTTCTGGTCCTTTGGCACTGATGAGGAGATTCTTGCCCGGCTCGTCAAGAAGACATTGTTTGTCGGCGTCTTTGCATATCTCATCGGCAACTGGAACAGCCTTGCCCGCATCGTCTTCGAGAGCTTTGCAGGCCTTGGGCTAAAAGCCTCAGGCACAAGCCTGTCGTCGGCAGATTTTCTGCGGCCAGGCCGTATCGCGCAAGTGGGGCTTGATGCCGGCCGCCCCATCCTCGACTCGATCTCGGGGCTCATGGGTTATGTCAGCTTCTTCGAGAATTTCGTGCAGATCGTGGTCCTGCTGTTCGCCTGGATTGTGGTGCTGTTAGCCTTCTTTATTCTCGCCATCCAGCTTTTCGTCACGCTTATCGAGTTCAAGCTGACGACACTTTCGGGCTTCGTTCTGATCCCCTTTGGCCTGTTCGGCAAGACCGCCTTTGCGGCCGAGCGCGTGCTGGGTAATGTCATTTCCTCCGGCGTCAAGGTCCTGGTCCTTGCCGTCATTGTCGGCGTCGGTTCGAGCTTGTTCCCGCAGTTCACGGCAGGCTTCGGCGGCAACCAGCCGACCATCGAGAACGCGATGGCACTGGTGCTCGGTGCGCTCACACTTCTGGGACTCGGGATTTTCGGGCCCGGTGTTGCCAACGGCATCGTCTCCGGAGGTCCGCAGCTTGGCGCCGGGAGCGCTGTCGGGACGGGCATCGCCGCCGGTGGCGTTGTTGCGGCTGGCGCAGGTCTTGCCGCCGGCGCGGCCGGTCTCGCGGGCAGCGCGATTGCTGGCGCGGCACGTGGAGGCAGCGCGATTGCAAGTGGTACGACGAGCGTGTCGCGAGCGGGGAGCTTGTCCGGCGCAGAGGCAAGTGCATCAGGTGCGGCTAGTCCTTTACGTTCGCTCGCCGCTGGTCTTGGTGGATCGTCGAGCCATGCCGGTCGGGAAGAGGGGGACTCTTCCGCCGCGGCTTCCGACGCGCCCCCTTGGGTTCGCCGGATGAAGCGGGGGCAGACGATCAGCCATGGCGCATCAGCGGCTACCCACGCGATCCGTTCGGGCGATCACGGCGGAGGCGGCGGATCTGTCGACCTCTCCCAACAGGACCGCTGA
- a CDS encoding LuxR family transcriptional regulator yields the protein MDRVFQKFAERLSESTHPDAARQSMADITAALKLSYFAYLALPRRPGGAPNLISTYPSSWTALYLQRGYESVDPVVRQAIAAPRPFRWGLGYEPQSQSDSERALFEEAAKYGIRCGFSLPIHDGKGAIAALSFATDERRTGFERSLVEHAESLRLIASFFHAHARRFWTIDRMVGGAVLSPREFECLEWSARGKTAGEIGIILGIAERTAGFHLDNARAKLGVSSLRQAIALLTESKSRR from the coding sequence ATGGATCGCGTTTTCCAAAAATTTGCTGAGCGATTGAGCGAAAGCACACACCCAGATGCCGCTCGGCAGAGCATGGCCGATATCACCGCCGCGCTCAAATTGTCATACTTCGCATATCTTGCTCTGCCCCGCAGACCCGGTGGTGCTCCCAACCTGATCTCAACATATCCATCCTCCTGGACCGCTCTGTACTTGCAGCGCGGATACGAGTCCGTCGATCCAGTGGTGCGTCAGGCCATCGCCGCGCCTAGGCCCTTTCGATGGGGACTTGGATACGAACCACAAAGCCAGTCGGATTCCGAACGCGCGCTGTTCGAGGAAGCCGCCAAATATGGGATTCGTTGCGGATTTTCACTGCCAATTCACGATGGGAAGGGCGCGATCGCTGCGCTAAGCTTTGCCACGGACGAGCGTCGAACTGGTTTCGAGCGCTCGTTGGTCGAGCACGCCGAGAGCCTGCGGCTAATCGCAAGCTTTTTCCATGCGCATGCAAGGCGGTTCTGGACGATAGATCGCATGGTCGGTGGGGCCGTGCTATCTCCTCGTGAGTTTGAATGTCTCGAATGGTCCGCGCGTGGCAAAACAGCCGGTGAAATCGGGATCATTCTGGGCATTGCGGAGCGAACTGCGGGCTTTCACCTGGATAACGCCCGTGCGAAGCTCGGAGTCAGTTCGCTCCGTCAGGCCATCGCGCTGTTAACCGAATCAAAGTCTCGAAGATAG
- a CDS encoding TrbI/VirB10 family protein, which translates to MTDKGEADDTAKDASQPKRPEHIAETLRLRPEPPQVARLSRKVLAGGSACVLVLICGAIFWALQERRSTRPAAEELYATDHHNVADQLATLPKDYTEVPKDVPRLGPPLPGDLGRPIAAAQGSSASPLGMDAEQQRVNQESEAARTSKVFASTNVRPSSAATSANEAPSNGSTSSDEAFAQNGQDRKLAFVSASVDRRTTSPDRLTRPTSPFVVQAGTVVPAALITGIRSDLPGQITAQVTEAVYDSPTGRARLIPQGARLIGTYDSQIAFGQSRVLLVWTRLIMPNGRSIVLERQPGADAAGYSGLEDEVDNHWNELLGAAALSTLLAVGTEVNSGADSGSTNSDVIAALRRGAGDSINQTGHQLARRNLNIQPTLTIRPGFPVRVIVNRDLVLEPYRG; encoded by the coding sequence GTGACTGATAAGGGTGAAGCGGATGATACAGCAAAGGATGCATCGCAGCCCAAGCGTCCGGAGCACATTGCCGAAACCTTGCGGCTACGCCCAGAACCGCCGCAAGTTGCGCGTCTGTCGCGCAAGGTCCTTGCAGGTGGCAGCGCCTGTGTGCTCGTGCTGATCTGTGGTGCGATATTCTGGGCTTTGCAGGAGAGGCGCTCGACACGGCCTGCTGCCGAGGAGCTCTACGCAACCGACCACCACAACGTCGCCGATCAGCTTGCGACCTTGCCGAAGGATTATACCGAGGTCCCAAAGGACGTGCCGCGTCTTGGACCGCCGTTGCCCGGCGATCTTGGACGGCCGATCGCCGCAGCACAAGGCTCGTCGGCAAGTCCGCTCGGTATGGACGCGGAGCAGCAGCGCGTCAATCAGGAGAGCGAGGCGGCGCGCACCAGCAAGGTGTTTGCGAGCACAAACGTCCGCCCATCGAGCGCTGCAACGTCGGCCAATGAAGCTCCTTCAAACGGGTCGACATCGAGCGACGAAGCGTTTGCCCAGAATGGCCAGGACCGAAAGCTAGCCTTCGTCAGCGCTTCCGTTGATCGCCGGACAACCAGCCCCGATCGGCTCACAAGGCCCACTTCGCCCTTCGTGGTCCAGGCCGGGACCGTCGTTCCAGCTGCTCTCATTACCGGCATCAGGTCTGACCTGCCAGGCCAGATCACGGCGCAAGTCACCGAAGCGGTGTATGATTCCCCTACCGGTCGCGCCCGGCTTATTCCCCAGGGAGCCAGGTTGATCGGCACATACGATAGTCAGATCGCATTCGGCCAATCGCGCGTGCTGCTGGTATGGACCCGCTTGATCATGCCCAATGGTCGGTCGATCGTGCTGGAGCGGCAGCCCGGCGCGGACGCAGCCGGTTACTCCGGTCTTGAGGATGAGGTCGACAACCACTGGAACGAGCTCTTGGGCGCAGCAGCGCTCTCGACGCTGCTCGCCGTTGGTACTGAGGTGAATTCGGGTGCGGACAGCGGTAGCACGAACAGCGACGTCATTGCCGCGCTACGACGCGGAGCTGGGGATTCGATCAACCAAACCGGCCACCAATTGGCACGCCGCAACCTCAACATCCAGCCGACATTGACGATCCGTCCCGGTTTCCCGGTACGGGTGATCGTCAATCGTGACCTGGTGCTTGAGCCGTACAGGGGATGA
- a CDS encoding flavin reductase family protein, which produces MQYAAADLSPRDRYKLLTSFVLPRPIAWVTSVGPSGIVNAAPFSFFNVYCDTPPLCIISLGKRPDGRIKDTLSNIQRTGEFVVNMADEPLARSMHETSGDFPPEIGEPNYFGLKLASSTGIAPPRLADAPWAMECKTWKAIDVGDTRRLILGEGIHFHVRDELWDHETMRVHMERYHPVGRMFVDSYCRTDDRIVFPPAEGPTIT; this is translated from the coding sequence ATGCAATATGCGGCTGCTGATCTCTCGCCCCGCGATCGCTACAAGCTCTTGACCTCCTTTGTGTTGCCGCGACCAATCGCCTGGGTGACATCGGTCGGCCCCAGCGGCATAGTCAATGCAGCGCCTTTCAGCTTTTTCAATGTATATTGCGATACCCCTCCGCTTTGCATCATCTCGCTCGGCAAGCGGCCCGACGGGCGAATCAAGGACACACTCTCAAACATCCAGCGTACCGGCGAGTTCGTGGTCAACATGGCCGACGAGCCACTTGCGCGCAGTATGCATGAGACCAGTGGCGACTTTCCGCCCGAAATCGGCGAGCCGAATTATTTCGGGCTAAAGCTTGCGTCCTCGACCGGCATTGCGCCACCAAGGCTTGCTGATGCGCCATGGGCGATGGAGTGCAAGACCTGGAAGGCAATCGACGTTGGTGACACTCGACGACTCATCTTGGGCGAAGGGATCCACTTCCATGTCCGCGACGAACTATGGGATCACGAAACCATGCGCGTGCATATGGAACGCTATCACCCAGTCGGACGAATGTTCGTTGATTCCTATTGCCGCACGGACGACCGCATTGTGTTTCCGCCAGCCGAAGGCCCGACTATCACATAG
- a CDS encoding DUF2274 domain-containing protein, which translates to MDKLKLGAIEDDKPVKVTHELPAGIHRDLVAYAEVLAQETAQPIADPAKLIAPMLARFMAADRKFRNVRRARQRSNADEG; encoded by the coding sequence ATGGATAAGCTTAAACTCGGTGCAATTGAAGACGACAAGCCAGTTAAGGTGACGCACGAACTACCCGCGGGCATCCACCGGGATCTCGTGGCTTATGCCGAGGTCCTTGCCCAGGAGACGGCGCAGCCGATCGCGGATCCCGCCAAACTGATCGCGCCCATGTTGGCGCGGTTCATGGCAGCCGATAGAAAATTCCGGAATGTCCGACGAGCGCGTCAGCGTTCGAACGCGGACGAGGGATAG
- a CDS encoding acyl-homoserine-lactone synthase — translation MMQLITPEYYGDFVHDLAEMHRLRYRVFKQRLDWNVEATGEMELDEFDVLRPVHLLNRSTAANIQGCVRLLPSTGPTMLRDTFPILLDGQPVPRSDRIWESSRFALDVPPDAPKASGGLAAATYELFAGMIEFGLSIGLTEIVTVTDARMERILRRAAWPLRPIGKAHPLGNTTAMAGYLEVSTDALERIRKRGRILGPVLWAPVIRAAA, via the coding sequence ATGATGCAGCTCATCACGCCGGAGTACTACGGCGACTTCGTACATGATCTCGCCGAGATGCACCGGCTGCGCTACCGCGTTTTCAAACAGCGCCTCGACTGGAACGTCGAGGCCACCGGCGAGATGGAGCTCGACGAGTTCGATGTCCTTCGACCAGTGCATCTACTGAACCGCTCGACTGCCGCAAATATCCAAGGTTGCGTCCGGCTTTTGCCTTCGACCGGTCCGACCATGCTGAGAGACACGTTCCCGATTCTGCTGGACGGGCAACCGGTGCCACGAAGCGACCGGATCTGGGAAAGCAGCCGATTTGCGCTCGATGTTCCTCCAGATGCGCCGAAGGCGAGTGGCGGGCTTGCCGCTGCCACGTACGAGCTGTTTGCGGGAATGATTGAGTTCGGCCTTTCCATCGGCTTGACCGAAATTGTCACTGTCACCGACGCGCGGATGGAACGCATTCTTAGGCGCGCGGCCTGGCCTCTCCGCCCGATCGGAAAAGCTCATCCTCTCGGAAATACCACTGCCATGGCCGGCTATCTTGAGGTATCGACCGATGCTCTGGAGCGTATCCGCAAGAGAGGGCGGATCTTGGGTCCGGTGCTCTGGGCTCCAGTCATCCGAGCGGCGGCTTAA
- the trbK-alt gene encoding putative entry exclusion protein TrbK-alt, which produces MKKQLERLPAAAALGLAVLVVGVCAIRLGEDGSATQSSVYLASKPDTTAAKLEQCRTVTYEQKETLLECRKIWAEQRRQFLAGSRLTGDPDTRTGAAPFLSPVPRKDESRHPSGFPSIPSQTE; this is translated from the coding sequence ATGAAGAAACAACTTGAACGACTGCCCGCCGCGGCAGCGCTTGGTCTAGCTGTCCTGGTGGTTGGCGTCTGCGCCATTCGGTTGGGTGAGGACGGGAGCGCGACCCAATCTTCCGTCTACCTCGCGTCAAAACCCGATACGACCGCGGCAAAGCTCGAGCAATGCCGCACCGTCACCTACGAGCAGAAAGAGACTCTCCTGGAATGCCGGAAGATTTGGGCCGAGCAGCGCAGGCAGTTTTTGGCAGGAAGTAGATTGACAGGTGATCCGGACACCCGGACAGGCGCGGCGCCATTCCTCTCTCCTGTCCCGCGCAAGGACGAAAGTCGCCACCCGTCCGGTTTTCCCTCCATTCCAAGCCAAACCGAGTGA
- the trbG gene encoding P-type conjugative transfer protein TrbG, whose protein sequence is MPSSCIFMSKSIRPGLPFALLICVSSLGGCATFKPPQISYDIDLLPAPDLPAPADDRPRPLHVPPAWKPTRGGKNAEAKEPAERIAAANDASRVQPRKAGYFNAVQVFSYSPGALYQVYAAPGQITDLALEPGEQLIGSGPVAAGDTVRWVVGDTESGNGDTRRVHIMVKPTRPSIETNLIVNTDRRTYLIELRSREKPYMPSVAWFYPAQRGAHGETLPPTPFIPDQAARRYRYAIEGDSPPWRPVNAYDDGRKVYVEFSPGIGQGEMPPLFVIGPDGKTELVNYRAFGNVLIVDRLFAAAELRLGEEHQQKVRIVRTDGRSL, encoded by the coding sequence ATGCCGTCATCTTGCATCTTTATGTCGAAGAGCATCCGGCCAGGCTTGCCTTTCGCTCTTCTGATCTGCGTGTCTAGCCTTGGCGGTTGCGCTACGTTCAAGCCCCCGCAGATCAGCTATGACATCGACCTTCTTCCCGCGCCAGACTTGCCGGCACCTGCCGACGATCGGCCGCGGCCGCTGCATGTGCCGCCAGCCTGGAAGCCAACACGCGGCGGCAAGAACGCGGAAGCCAAGGAACCCGCCGAGCGCATTGCGGCAGCCAATGATGCTTCACGTGTGCAGCCTCGCAAAGCGGGCTACTTCAACGCCGTGCAGGTGTTTTCCTATAGCCCGGGGGCTCTGTATCAGGTTTACGCTGCGCCTGGGCAGATTACCGACCTTGCCCTCGAACCTGGTGAGCAGCTGATCGGCTCAGGACCGGTCGCCGCAGGCGACACCGTGCGTTGGGTTGTCGGTGATACCGAAAGCGGCAATGGCGACACACGCCGTGTCCACATCATGGTCAAGCCGACGCGACCGTCGATTGAGACCAATCTCATCGTCAACACCGATCGCCGTACTTATCTCATCGAACTCCGCTCCCGCGAAAAGCCCTACATGCCATCGGTGGCATGGTTTTATCCGGCGCAACGGGGTGCGCACGGTGAAACGCTCCCGCCGACACCCTTCATTCCGGATCAGGCAGCACGCCGCTATCGTTACGCCATCGAGGGGGACAGCCCACCCTGGCGCCCCGTCAACGCCTATGACGACGGCCGCAAGGTCTATGTCGAGTTCTCGCCCGGCATCGGCCAAGGAGAGATGCCGCCGCTGTTTGTGATCGGACCTGACGGCAAGACCGAGCTCGTCAACTATCGTGCTTTCGGTAATGTCCTGATCGTCGACCGGCTGTTCGCAGCCGCGGAGCTGAGATTGGGCGAGGAGCACCAGCAGAAGGTCAGGATCGTCCGCACCGACGGGAGGTCGCTGTGA
- the trbF gene encoding conjugal transfer protein TrbF yields MFKRSAVHYGRMPEPVTPYQRAAQLWDDRIGSARVQAKNWRLMAFASLFLSAGFAAALVWQSVHGTITPWVVQVDQLGEAKTVAPANASYQPTDPQVAFHLARFIEQVRGLPMDAIVLRENWLRAYDFTTDRGAAALNDYARNNDPFAKLGKTQVAIEVSSVIRASPESFRLAWIERRYDNGQLAATERWSAILTIILEMPRDLDRLRKNPLGIYVNAINWSKELG; encoded by the coding sequence ATGTTCAAACGATCGGCCGTTCACTATGGCCGCATGCCGGAGCCTGTCACTCCGTATCAACGCGCCGCCCAGCTCTGGGATGATCGTATTGGGTCTGCGCGCGTCCAGGCCAAAAACTGGCGCCTGATGGCGTTTGCCTCCCTCTTCCTGTCCGCTGGTTTTGCCGCCGCCCTGGTCTGGCAATCCGTACACGGGACGATCACGCCCTGGGTGGTTCAGGTCGATCAATTGGGGGAAGCTAAGACTGTCGCTCCGGCAAATGCCAGCTACCAACCGACCGACCCTCAAGTCGCTTTTCACCTGGCGCGGTTCATCGAGCAGGTGCGTGGTCTGCCGATGGACGCCATCGTACTGCGCGAAAACTGGCTGCGCGCCTACGATTTCACGACGGATCGCGGTGCCGCGGCGCTCAACGATTATGCCCGCAATAACGATCCATTTGCCAAGCTTGGCAAAACGCAAGTCGCAATCGAAGTCTCGAGCGTTATCCGGGCCTCGCCTGAGAGCTTTCGTCTGGCCTGGATCGAGCGGCGCTACGACAACGGTCAGCTTGCCGCAACCGAGCGGTGGAGCGCAATTCTCACCATTATTCTCGAAATGCCGCGCGATCTGGACCGCTTACGGAAAAATCCGCTCGGTATCTATGTCAATGCCATTAACTGGTCGAAGGAGCTGGGCTAA